A genomic segment from Nodularia sphaerocarpa UHCC 0038 encodes:
- the rpe gene encoding ribulose-phosphate 3-epimerase, which produces MTQKPSQKPIVISPSILSADFSRLGDEIRAVDAAGADWIHVDVMDGRFVPNITIGPLVVEAIRPVTTKPLDVHLMIVEPEKYVEDFAKAGADIISVHCEHNASPHLHRTLGQIKELGKQAGVVLNPGTPLVLIEHVLELCDLILIMSVNPGFGGQSFIPGVLPKIRQLRQMCDERGLDPWIEVDGGLKANNTWQVLEAGANAIVAGSAVFKAPDYAEAVSSIRNSKRPAQELAKV; this is translated from the coding sequence ATGACCCAAAAACCATCTCAAAAGCCCATTGTGATCTCTCCATCTATTTTATCAGCCGATTTTAGTCGTTTGGGCGACGAAATTCGGGCTGTAGATGCCGCCGGAGCTGATTGGATTCATGTTGATGTAATGGATGGTCGTTTCGTACCTAACATTACAATAGGTCCTCTGGTTGTGGAGGCGATTCGCCCAGTGACAACCAAGCCACTGGATGTCCACTTGATGATTGTGGAACCAGAAAAGTATGTAGAAGATTTTGCCAAGGCGGGTGCTGATATTATCTCTGTACATTGCGAGCATAACGCTTCACCCCACCTGCACCGGACATTGGGACAAATCAAGGAACTAGGTAAGCAGGCTGGCGTTGTCCTTAACCCTGGTACTCCTTTAGTCCTAATTGAACACGTTTTAGAATTGTGCGATTTAATCTTGATTATGAGCGTTAACCCCGGTTTTGGCGGTCAAAGCTTTATCCCCGGTGTGTTGCCCAAAATTCGTCAATTGCGCCAAATGTGTGATGAACGTGGTTTAGACCCCTGGATTGAAGTGGATGGGGGACTCAAGGCTAATAATACTTGGCAGGTTTTGGAAGCTGGCGCTAATGCGATCGTTGCTGGTTCGGCTGTATTTAAAGCTCCAGATTACGCTGAAGCTGTGTCATCTATTCGTAACAGCAAGCGCCCTGCACAAGAATTGGCAAAAGTTTAA